The Algoriphagus sp. TR-M9 genome has a window encoding:
- the secG gene encoding preprotein translocase subunit SecG: MFTLLITIILILAVLLILVILGQNSKGGVGAAFGGSASQIMGVTRTGNVLEKATWVLAIAILVLSLASSAFYSGGQSNQFSSPNIESAKQQVVAPSFGEDESLLPAATEEAETPAQTDTTGN; encoded by the coding sequence ATGTTTACTTTATTAATTACAATCATCCTGATTTTGGCAGTATTGCTAATCTTGGTAATCCTGGGACAAAATTCTAAAGGTGGTGTTGGTGCCGCATTTGGAGGCAGCGCATCACAAATCATGGGTGTGACCCGTACTGGAAATGTATTGGAAAAAGCGACTTGGGTTTTGGCCATAGCTATTTTGGTTTTATCCCTTGCATCCTCTGCATTCTACAGCGGTGGACAGTCAAACCAATTCTCCTCTCCTAACATCGAGAGTGCTAAGCAGCAGGTAGTAGCTCCATCCTTTGGAGAAGACGAAAGCCTACTTCCGGCAGCTACTGAGGAGGCTGAAACTCCAGCTCAAACTGACACGACTGGAAACTAA
- a CDS encoding co-chaperone GroES — protein sequence MSNVNIKPLADRVLVQPAAAEEKTASGLYIPDTAKEKPQKGTVVAVGNGKKDEPLTVKVGDTVLYGKYSGTELTVEGGDYLIMRESDIFAIL from the coding sequence ATGTCAAATGTGAACATCAAACCTCTTGCAGACAGAGTTTTGGTACAACCTGCTGCAGCTGAAGAAAAAACAGCTTCTGGTCTTTACATCCCAGATACAGCTAAAGAGAAGCCACAGAAAGGTACTGTAGTGGCAGTAGGAAATGGCAAAAAAGACGAGCCGTTGACCGTGAAAGTTGGCGACACAGTTTTGTACGGAAAGTATTCCGGCACAGAACTGACTGTAGAAGGCGGCGACTATCTGATCATGAGAGAGTCGGACATCTTTGCAATTCTGTAA